In Coleofasciculus sp. FACHB-T130, the DNA window ATCGACTCAGTTTTATCATTTTTACGCTCCGATCCGCGTCTAGTTGACTTGGAGCATAAAGAGTCTTATGCCGATTCTCCGCCGTTTGACCGGATGAAGGTGCGGTTGAAGAAAGAAATTGTCACCTTGGGATTGCCGGAAATCGATCCAAGCGATCGCGTTGGCACTTATGTCAGTCCGCAAGCCTGGAATGAACTGATTTCCGATCCAGAGGTGACGATTATTGACACCCGCAACGATTATGAGGTAACGATTGGCACCTTCAAACGAGCGCAAAATCCCAAAACCGCCTCATTCCGGCAGTTTCCCACCTATGTTCGCAATAACCTCGACCCCAGCAAACATAAAAAGGTCGCTTTATTCTGCACTGGCGGGATTCGCTGCGAAAAAGCGACATCGTTTATGATGGCTCAAGGGTTCCAAGAGGTTTATCACCTCAAAGGCGGCATTCTCAAGTATTTAGAGGAAGTTCCCCCAGAAGACAGTCTCTGGCAAGGGGAATGCTTTGTCTTCGATCAACGGGTTGCTGTACGCGAGGGTTTGGAGATAGGAACGCATGAAATGTGCCCTCGTTGCGGTCATCCTATCTCCGAAGCGGATCAAACTTCGCCTGATTATCAGCAAGGGATTTGCTGTCCCTACTGTTGCGATCGCTTCACCCAGGAAAAATAGGTAGCACCGTAACAAAGGTGGCGACAAATTAATTTGGGCAGATTCTCAGGATACGCGATCGCAGTGCAAAGCTTACCTTGCAAGTGGCTGTGTTTTCCTTGTTGCGACATCAGCTTGGAGTGCTAAGTCTGTTCGCCCTATCGTGGTGGGTATAAGAGCGATATAAGCGCGATCGCTTCCATGCATTGCAGACATGGATAAATAGCGATCGCTCTTATCCTTGCACAAGAGAAGATGGGCGATTCCCTGCGGGATAGCTTTGCTTCACGGAAATTTTACTTA includes these proteins:
- a CDS encoding rhodanese-related sulfurtransferase, which produces MTQVVVAFYKFVKLPDFADKQDPLLSHCKRQGIRGTILLAAEGINGTIAGSREAIDSVLSFLRSDPRLVDLEHKESYADSPPFDRMKVRLKKEIVTLGLPEIDPSDRVGTYVSPQAWNELISDPEVTIIDTRNDYEVTIGTFKRAQNPKTASFRQFPTYVRNNLDPSKHKKVALFCTGGIRCEKATSFMMAQGFQEVYHLKGGILKYLEEVPPEDSLWQGECFVFDQRVAVREGLEIGTHEMCPRCGHPISEADQTSPDYQQGICCPYCCDRFTQEK